The Diachasmimorpha longicaudata isolate KC_UGA_2023 chromosome 14, iyDiaLong2, whole genome shotgun sequence genome includes a region encoding these proteins:
- the LOC135169055 gene encoding odorant receptor 22c-like, which produces MFLQLSQSVIQVSIVGFIAAEAFVNQNYPRLIQYAFYMLMNFPTFLLYCWMADIVQQTSESLGDIVYSTEWTRRDPKIARNLMLIILYSRVPLKLTAGKFFVLDLSFFREYVFTSTSYLSVLVNIKLRQ; this is translated from the exons ATGTTCCTGCAGCTCAGTCAATCTGTTATTCAAGTCTCCATTGTTGGATTTATTGCTGCAGAG GCATTTGTTAATCAGAACTATCCACGTCTCATACAATATGCGTTCTACATGTTAATGAACTTTCCGACGTTTCTTCTGTACTGTTGGATGGCAGACATCGTCCAACAGACGAGTGAGTCCCTCGGTGATATTGTCTACTCTACCGAATGGACCAGGAGAGACCCAAAAATTGCTCGTAATTTGATGCTCATTATTCTCTACTCGAGAGTTCCCCTCAAACTTACggcaggaaaattttttgtcctCGACCTCAGTTTTTTCCGAGAG TACGTTTTCACATCGACGTCGTATCTATCAGTGCTGGTCAATATCAAGTTACGTCAATGA